In Apis cerana isolate GH-2021 linkage group LG6, AcerK_1.0, whole genome shotgun sequence, the following are encoded in one genomic region:
- the LOC107999702 gene encoding protein giant-lens — MADLICFLLAMFGQLLVRESKGSLLGVELDETGQKFLNEYLSFDDGKYLAKLQEFEDTAIELDLIDQKRKHRPIHQPPRVLYQIGDSEDELPECSDRSEVCSKVDLYGSPWVERQCRCPDGRTCPSSLHGDDGHTIVDKTRQYKLCEPVKRLPICRYFKDVTWTLAPGGGPANATVQRVYCRCRPGSVPYLVRRQAYRSSEGNPGFIYAFACSPQSRLRCQHKEPCRLFTVRKRRSSQLEEVNASPLCQCPKGHRCPRRHTDPGSLPARSYSGVLEIKTYSGYCVPSQSHHSEAIYNV; from the exons ATGGCCGATTTGATCTGTTTTTTGTTAGCAATGTTCGGGCAATTGCTCGTTCGTGAGAGCAAAGGTAGCCTCCTTGGCGTGGAACTCGACGAAACTGGACAAAAATTTCTCAATGAATATTTGTCTTTCGACGACGGGAAGTATCTCGCAAAGTTGCAAGAGTTCGAAGACACAGCGATTGAACTTGATTTGATCGATCAGAAGAGAAAACATCGACCAATACATCAACCGCCTAGAGTCCTTTATCAAATCGGG gaCAGTGAAGATGAACTGCCCGAATGTTCGGACCGAAGTGAAGTTTGCAGCAAAGTGGATTTATACGGATCACCTTGGGTCGAGAGGCAATGCCGTTGTCCGGATGGTCGTACTTGTCCCAGTAGTTTACACGGAGATGACGGACATACGATAGTTGATAAAACACGGCAGTACAAGCTTTGCGAGCCGGTGAAACGTCTACCCATCTGTCGTTACTTCAA AGACGTCACATGGACCTTAGCTCCTGGAGGGGGACCGGCTAATGCAACGGTTCAGCGAGTTTATTGCCGATGCCGACCAGGCAGCGTACCTTATCTAGTTCGAAGACAAGCCTATAGGTCTTCCGAGGGAAACCCAGgatttatttatgcatttgCGTGCTCTCCTCAAAGT AGATTACGTTGTCAGCACAAAGAACCTTGTCGATTGTTTACTGTACGAAAGAGACGGAGTTCGCAGCTTGAAGAGGTGAATGCATCGCCTCTTTGTCAGTGCCCAAAAGGTCATCGATGTCCAAGAAGGCACACCGATCCAGGTTCACTTCCAGCAAGATCCTATTCCGGTGTATTAGAGATTAAAACGTATAGTGGGTATTGCGTACCTTCGCAATCGCATCATTCCGAAGCGATTTATAacgtttga
- the LOC107999712 gene encoding uncharacterized protein LOC107999712 → MEINNEIILLRQSVRQARICVINKLIREAKRLRTNSNEKQLEKNKNKAEKLLKEVFALKHIKDDEISKFGIVKFEYLQNILQNPQTDDGTRAMIKVVRHKSLSLRIIEFQKKFPDYSKYISWRKKKSSIKGKKGNCYTDLEKNSKRLKNDANNILKKEKKQNCFTDFSEKNLKQLKNDSSNIIEKINKENMKDADNNCTAYIQQTTNVEENNDNSMKKSKIEDIEIQSINNDQSFKITTKVISNEATVKRFTEILQETKEQNYICKDTENPQSFNESMEFIDSSTKIDDFFLPANEVTSCSNETLFSKEKSMRSEQINHVFKSRKNIQIENKNKLYSKKISKEKKHSRKQFINNAGFHNPNDMIEKTNTYRKQNEKNIQIGKKKKINKESTCIAEDDNLHPSWAAKKKQQNIMKQEFQGKKIKFDED, encoded by the exons atggaaataaataacgag attattctaTTGAGACAATCCGTTCGTCAAGCTCGCAtttgtgtaataaataaattaattagagaaGCGAAAAGGTTACGTACTAATAGTAACGAAAagcaattggaaaaaaataagaataaagcaGAGAAACTTTTAAAGGAAGTATTTGCATTAAAACATATCAAAGAtgatgaaatatcaaaattcggAATTGTTAAGTTCGAATATCTGcagaatatattacaaaatccaCAGACTGATGATGGAACTCGAGCTATGATAAAAGTTGTTCGTCATAAATCTTTAAGTTtgagaataatagaatttcagaaaaaatttccagattatagtaaatatatttcttggagaaaaaaaaaatcttcaataaaaggaaaaaaaggaaattgttaTACagatttagagaaaaattcaaaacgattaaaaaatgatgcaaataacattttaaaaaaagaaaaaaaacaaaactgttttacagatttttcagaaaaaaatttaaaacaattaaaaaatgattcaagtaatatcatagaaaaaataaataaagagaatatGAAAGATGCAGACAATAATTGTACTGCTTATATACAACAAACAACAAatgttgaagaaaataatgataattcgatgaaaaaatcaaaaattgaagatatagaaatacaatctataaataatgatcaaaGTTTTAAGATTACTACTAAAGTCATTAGTAATGAAGCCACTGTTAAAAGATTTACagaaattttacaagaaacaaaagaacaaaattatatatgtaaagatACTGAAAATCCACAATCTTTTAACGAATCCATGGAATTCATAGATTCATCAACTAAAATAGATGATTTCTTTCTACCTGCAAATGAAGTAACTTCATGTTCAAATGAAACACTTTTTTCTAAAGAGAAAAGCATGCGTAGTGAACAAATTAATCACGTATTTAAATCACgaaaaaacattcaaattgaaaacaagaataaattatatagtaaaaaaataagcaaagaaaaaaagcatagtagaaaacaatttataaacaatgcaGGTTTTCACAATCCAAATGATATGATAGAAAAAACTAATACATatagaaaacaaaatgaaaaaaatatacaaattggaaaaaaaaagaaaatcaataaagaAAGCACATGTATCGCAGAAGACGATAATTTACATCCTTCTTGggctgcaaaaaaaaaacaacaaaatattatgaaacaagaatttcaaggaaaaaagattaaatttgatgaagattaa
- the LOC107999709 gene encoding ATP-dependent Clp protease ATP-binding subunit clpX-like, mitochondrial isoform X3, with product MSCVRCCVINAGRIASSNHVTNHVHKIVRVAVIRSLTIGNTLGKAPSEPTPPGKDNSSGVSSVGNGGGKKNTLTCPKCGDPCTHVETFVSSTRFVKCEKCHHFFVVLSEVDSKRSLKEALRPDDTKQGFYRKPPPPPKKIFEYLNKHVIGQEYAKKVLSVAVYNHYKRIYNNFPVQNSMQSSINTTGSQDLNHPFTHRGLKPHLLHISTIGNSLGVGFQQYPAGNEHKSAENQSISGSDILDSKQHQLKLEKSNILLLGPTGSGKTLLAQTIAQCLDVPFAICDCTTLTQAGYVGEDIESVIAKLLQDANYVVDRAQMGIVFLDEVDKIGAVPGIHQLRDVGGEGVQQGMLKMLEGTIVNVPERNSSRKLRGDTLQIDTTNILFVASGAYNGLDRLISRRKTEKYLGFGASRSFESPGRRAANLADVANMSPSTEKDNKEKDVLLQQVEARDLIDFGMIPEFVGRFPVLVPFHTLDKNMLVRILTEPQNAMIPQYQMLFSMDKT from the exons ATGAGTTGTGTTCGTTGCTGTGTCATCAATGCTGGTCGTATTGCATCTTCAAATCATGTAACAAATCATG ttCACAAAATTGTGAGGGTTGCTGTTATTAGATCATTAACAATTGGTAATACTTTGGGAAAAGCACCTAGTGAACCCACTCCACCTGGTAAAGATAATAGTAGTGGTGTGTCTTCTGTTGGAAATGgtggaggaaagaaaaatactcTTACTTGTCCAAAATGTGGTGATCCTTGCACACATGTTGAAACTTTTGTGT cATCAACAAGATTcgttaaatgtgaaaaatgcCATCACTTTTTTGTTGTATTATCAGAGGTAGATTCGAAAAGAAGCCTTAAGGAAGCTTTAAGACCAGATGATACCAAACAAGGATTTTACAGGAAacctccaccaccaccaaaaaaa atttttGAGTACCTAAACAAGCATGTTATAGGTCAAGAATATGCTAAAAAAGTTCTAAGTGTTGCtgtttataatcattataaacgAATCTACAATAATTTTCCAGTACAAAATTCAATGCAAAGTTCTATTAATACAACTGGTTCACAAGATTTAAATCATCCTTTCACACATAGAGGTCTTAAACcac aTTTATTACACATTTCAACAATTGGAAATTCGCTTGGTGTTGGATTTCAACAATATCCTGCAGGAAACGAACATAAATCAGCtgaaaatcaatcaatttccGGATCTGATATTCTTGATAGTAAGCaacatcaattaaaattagaaaaaagtaatattttattacttggtCCAACTGGAAGTGGAAAAACATTGCTCGCGCAAACAATAGCTCAATGTTTGGATGTACCTTTTGCAATTTGTGATTGCACGACACTGACACAAGCAGGATATGTCGGTGAAGATATAGAAAGCGTTATTGCAAAACTACTTCAGGATGCCAATTACGTAGTAGATAGAGCGCAAATGGGTATTGTATTCTTAGACGAAGTTGATAAAATTGGTGCTGTTCCTGGCATACATCAACTGCGCGATGTTGGCGGAGAAGGTGTCCAACAAGGAATGCTGAAAATGTTAGAGGGTACGATTGTGAATGTACCTGAAAGAAATAGCTCTAGAAAATTACGTGGAGATACATTGCAAATTGAtactacaaatattttatttgttgctTCTGGTGCTTATAATGGATTAGATAGGTTGATTTCACGGCgtaaaactgaaaaatatttaggatTTGGTGCATCACGATCTTTTGAGAGTCCAGGAAGAAGAGCTGCAAATTTAGCAGATGTTGCAAACATGTCACCTTCTACGGAAAAGgataataaagagaaagatgTATTGCTTCAGCAAGTTGAAGCAAGAGATTTGATTGATTTTGGTATGATTCCTGAATTTGTTGGCAGATTTCCAGTTTTGGTACCGTTTCACACTCTTGACAAAAATATGCTCGTTAGAATATTAACCGAGCCGCAAAATGCTATGATACCTCAATATCAAATGTTATTTTCAATGGATAAG ACTTAA
- the LOC107999709 gene encoding ATP-dependent Clp protease ATP-binding subunit clpX-like, mitochondrial isoform X1 yields the protein MSCVRCCVINAGRIASSNHVTNHVHKIVRVAVIRSLTIGNTLGKAPSEPTPPGKDNSSGVSSVGNGGGKKNTLTCPKCGDPCTHVETFVSSTRFVKCEKCHHFFVVLSEVDSKRSLKEALRPDDTKQGFYRKPPPPPKKIFEYLNKHVIGQEYAKKVLSVAVYNHYKRIYNNFPVQNSMQSSINTTGSQDLNHPFTHRGLKPHLLHISTIGNSLGVGFQQYPAGNEHKSAENQSISGSDILDSKQHQLKLEKSNILLLGPTGSGKTLLAQTIAQCLDVPFAICDCTTLTQAGYVGEDIESVIAKLLQDANYVVDRAQMGIVFLDEVDKIGAVPGIHQLRDVGGEGVQQGMLKMLEGTIVNVPERNSSRKLRGDTLQIDTTNILFVASGAYNGLDRLISRRKTEKYLGFGASRSFESPGRRAANLADVANMSPSTEKDNKEKDVLLQQVEARDLIDFGMIPEFVGRFPVLVPFHTLDKNMLVRILTEPQNAMIPQYQMLFSMDKVDLTFTSEALNAIASLAMEKKTGARGLRAIMESLLLEPMFEVPGSDVMSVHVTEGCVRGQEKPQYIRKGDVTEEELHAQHIHN from the exons ATGAGTTGTGTTCGTTGCTGTGTCATCAATGCTGGTCGTATTGCATCTTCAAATCATGTAACAAATCATG ttCACAAAATTGTGAGGGTTGCTGTTATTAGATCATTAACAATTGGTAATACTTTGGGAAAAGCACCTAGTGAACCCACTCCACCTGGTAAAGATAATAGTAGTGGTGTGTCTTCTGTTGGAAATGgtggaggaaagaaaaatactcTTACTTGTCCAAAATGTGGTGATCCTTGCACACATGTTGAAACTTTTGTGT cATCAACAAGATTcgttaaatgtgaaaaatgcCATCACTTTTTTGTTGTATTATCAGAGGTAGATTCGAAAAGAAGCCTTAAGGAAGCTTTAAGACCAGATGATACCAAACAAGGATTTTACAGGAAacctccaccaccaccaaaaaaa atttttGAGTACCTAAACAAGCATGTTATAGGTCAAGAATATGCTAAAAAAGTTCTAAGTGTTGCtgtttataatcattataaacgAATCTACAATAATTTTCCAGTACAAAATTCAATGCAAAGTTCTATTAATACAACTGGTTCACAAGATTTAAATCATCCTTTCACACATAGAGGTCTTAAACcac aTTTATTACACATTTCAACAATTGGAAATTCGCTTGGTGTTGGATTTCAACAATATCCTGCAGGAAACGAACATAAATCAGCtgaaaatcaatcaatttccGGATCTGATATTCTTGATAGTAAGCaacatcaattaaaattagaaaaaagtaatattttattacttggtCCAACTGGAAGTGGAAAAACATTGCTCGCGCAAACAATAGCTCAATGTTTGGATGTACCTTTTGCAATTTGTGATTGCACGACACTGACACAAGCAGGATATGTCGGTGAAGATATAGAAAGCGTTATTGCAAAACTACTTCAGGATGCCAATTACGTAGTAGATAGAGCGCAAATGGGTATTGTATTCTTAGACGAAGTTGATAAAATTGGTGCTGTTCCTGGCATACATCAACTGCGCGATGTTGGCGGAGAAGGTGTCCAACAAGGAATGCTGAAAATGTTAGAGGGTACGATTGTGAATGTACCTGAAAGAAATAGCTCTAGAAAATTACGTGGAGATACATTGCAAATTGAtactacaaatattttatttgttgctTCTGGTGCTTATAATGGATTAGATAGGTTGATTTCACGGCgtaaaactgaaaaatatttaggatTTGGTGCATCACGATCTTTTGAGAGTCCAGGAAGAAGAGCTGCAAATTTAGCAGATGTTGCAAACATGTCACCTTCTACGGAAAAGgataataaagagaaagatgTATTGCTTCAGCAAGTTGAAGCAAGAGATTTGATTGATTTTGGTATGATTCCTGAATTTGTTGGCAGATTTCCAGTTTTGGTACCGTTTCACACTCTTGACAAAAATATGCTCGTTAGAATATTAACCGAGCCGCAAAATGCTATGATACCTCAATATCAAATGTTATTTTCAATGGATAAG GTAGACTTAACTTTTACATCTGAAGCTTTAAATGCAATTGCTTCATTagcaatggaaaaaaaaactggTGCAAGAGGGCTTCGAGCTATTATGGAATCACTACTCTTGGAACCTATGTTCGAAGTACCAGGTAGTGATGTAATGTCTGTTCATGTAACTGAAGGATGTGTGCGAGGACAAGAAAAGCCACAATATATCAGAAAAGGTGATGTTACTGAGGAAGAATTACATGCTCAGcatatacataattaa
- the LOC107999709 gene encoding ATP-dependent Clp protease ATP-binding subunit clpX-like, mitochondrial isoform X2 has translation MSCVRCCVINAGRIASSNHVTNHVHKIVRVAVIRSLTIGNTLGKAPSEPTPPGKDNSSGVSSVGNGGGKKNTLTCPKCGDPCTHVETFVSSTRFVKCEKCHHFFVVLSEVDSKRSLKEALRPDDTKQGFYRKPPPPPKKIFEYLNKHVIGQEYAKKVLSVAVYNHYKRIYNNFPVQNSMQSSINTTGSQDLNHPFTHRDLLHISTIGNSLGVGFQQYPAGNEHKSAENQSISGSDILDSKQHQLKLEKSNILLLGPTGSGKTLLAQTIAQCLDVPFAICDCTTLTQAGYVGEDIESVIAKLLQDANYVVDRAQMGIVFLDEVDKIGAVPGIHQLRDVGGEGVQQGMLKMLEGTIVNVPERNSSRKLRGDTLQIDTTNILFVASGAYNGLDRLISRRKTEKYLGFGASRSFESPGRRAANLADVANMSPSTEKDNKEKDVLLQQVEARDLIDFGMIPEFVGRFPVLVPFHTLDKNMLVRILTEPQNAMIPQYQMLFSMDKVDLTFTSEALNAIASLAMEKKTGARGLRAIMESLLLEPMFEVPGSDVMSVHVTEGCVRGQEKPQYIRKGDVTEEELHAQHIHN, from the exons ATGAGTTGTGTTCGTTGCTGTGTCATCAATGCTGGTCGTATTGCATCTTCAAATCATGTAACAAATCATG ttCACAAAATTGTGAGGGTTGCTGTTATTAGATCATTAACAATTGGTAATACTTTGGGAAAAGCACCTAGTGAACCCACTCCACCTGGTAAAGATAATAGTAGTGGTGTGTCTTCTGTTGGAAATGgtggaggaaagaaaaatactcTTACTTGTCCAAAATGTGGTGATCCTTGCACACATGTTGAAACTTTTGTGT cATCAACAAGATTcgttaaatgtgaaaaatgcCATCACTTTTTTGTTGTATTATCAGAGGTAGATTCGAAAAGAAGCCTTAAGGAAGCTTTAAGACCAGATGATACCAAACAAGGATTTTACAGGAAacctccaccaccaccaaaaaaa atttttGAGTACCTAAACAAGCATGTTATAGGTCAAGAATATGCTAAAAAAGTTCTAAGTGTTGCtgtttataatcattataaacgAATCTACAATAATTTTCCAGTACAAAATTCAATGCAAAGTTCTATTAATACAACTGGTTCACAAGATTTAAATCATCCTTTCACACATAGAG aTTTATTACACATTTCAACAATTGGAAATTCGCTTGGTGTTGGATTTCAACAATATCCTGCAGGAAACGAACATAAATCAGCtgaaaatcaatcaatttccGGATCTGATATTCTTGATAGTAAGCaacatcaattaaaattagaaaaaagtaatattttattacttggtCCAACTGGAAGTGGAAAAACATTGCTCGCGCAAACAATAGCTCAATGTTTGGATGTACCTTTTGCAATTTGTGATTGCACGACACTGACACAAGCAGGATATGTCGGTGAAGATATAGAAAGCGTTATTGCAAAACTACTTCAGGATGCCAATTACGTAGTAGATAGAGCGCAAATGGGTATTGTATTCTTAGACGAAGTTGATAAAATTGGTGCTGTTCCTGGCATACATCAACTGCGCGATGTTGGCGGAGAAGGTGTCCAACAAGGAATGCTGAAAATGTTAGAGGGTACGATTGTGAATGTACCTGAAAGAAATAGCTCTAGAAAATTACGTGGAGATACATTGCAAATTGAtactacaaatattttatttgttgctTCTGGTGCTTATAATGGATTAGATAGGTTGATTTCACGGCgtaaaactgaaaaatatttaggatTTGGTGCATCACGATCTTTTGAGAGTCCAGGAAGAAGAGCTGCAAATTTAGCAGATGTTGCAAACATGTCACCTTCTACGGAAAAGgataataaagagaaagatgTATTGCTTCAGCAAGTTGAAGCAAGAGATTTGATTGATTTTGGTATGATTCCTGAATTTGTTGGCAGATTTCCAGTTTTGGTACCGTTTCACACTCTTGACAAAAATATGCTCGTTAGAATATTAACCGAGCCGCAAAATGCTATGATACCTCAATATCAAATGTTATTTTCAATGGATAAG GTAGACTTAACTTTTACATCTGAAGCTTTAAATGCAATTGCTTCATTagcaatggaaaaaaaaactggTGCAAGAGGGCTTCGAGCTATTATGGAATCACTACTCTTGGAACCTATGTTCGAAGTACCAGGTAGTGATGTAATGTCTGTTCATGTAACTGAAGGATGTGTGCGAGGACAAGAAAAGCCACAATATATCAGAAAAGGTGATGTTACTGAGGAAGAATTACATGCTCAGcatatacataattaa
- the LOC107999709 gene encoding ATP-dependent Clp protease ATP-binding subunit clpX-like, mitochondrial isoform X4, with translation MSCVRCCVINAGRIASSNHVTNHVHKIVRVAVIRSLTIGNTLGKAPSEPTPPGKDNSSGVSSVGNGGGKKNTLTCPKCGDPCTHVETFVSSTRFVKCEKCHHFFVVLSEVDSKRSLKEALRPDDTKQGFYRKPPPPPKKIFEYLNKHVIGQEYAKKVLSVAVYNHYKRIYNNFPVQNSMQSSINTTGSQDLNHPFTHRDLLHISTIGNSLGVGFQQYPAGNEHKSAENQSISGSDILDSKQHQLKLEKSNILLLGPTGSGKTLLAQTIAQCLDVPFAICDCTTLTQAGYVGEDIESVIAKLLQDANYVVDRAQMGIVFLDEVDKIGAVPGIHQLRDVGGEGVQQGMLKMLEGTIVNVPERNSSRKLRGDTLQIDTTNILFVASGAYNGLDRLISRRKTEKYLGFGASRSFESPGRRAANLADVANMSPSTEKDNKEKDVLLQQVEARDLIDFGMIPEFVGRFPVLVPFHTLDKNMLVRILTEPQNAMIPQYQMLFSMDKT, from the exons ATGAGTTGTGTTCGTTGCTGTGTCATCAATGCTGGTCGTATTGCATCTTCAAATCATGTAACAAATCATG ttCACAAAATTGTGAGGGTTGCTGTTATTAGATCATTAACAATTGGTAATACTTTGGGAAAAGCACCTAGTGAACCCACTCCACCTGGTAAAGATAATAGTAGTGGTGTGTCTTCTGTTGGAAATGgtggaggaaagaaaaatactcTTACTTGTCCAAAATGTGGTGATCCTTGCACACATGTTGAAACTTTTGTGT cATCAACAAGATTcgttaaatgtgaaaaatgcCATCACTTTTTTGTTGTATTATCAGAGGTAGATTCGAAAAGAAGCCTTAAGGAAGCTTTAAGACCAGATGATACCAAACAAGGATTTTACAGGAAacctccaccaccaccaaaaaaa atttttGAGTACCTAAACAAGCATGTTATAGGTCAAGAATATGCTAAAAAAGTTCTAAGTGTTGCtgtttataatcattataaacgAATCTACAATAATTTTCCAGTACAAAATTCAATGCAAAGTTCTATTAATACAACTGGTTCACAAGATTTAAATCATCCTTTCACACATAGAG aTTTATTACACATTTCAACAATTGGAAATTCGCTTGGTGTTGGATTTCAACAATATCCTGCAGGAAACGAACATAAATCAGCtgaaaatcaatcaatttccGGATCTGATATTCTTGATAGTAAGCaacatcaattaaaattagaaaaaagtaatattttattacttggtCCAACTGGAAGTGGAAAAACATTGCTCGCGCAAACAATAGCTCAATGTTTGGATGTACCTTTTGCAATTTGTGATTGCACGACACTGACACAAGCAGGATATGTCGGTGAAGATATAGAAAGCGTTATTGCAAAACTACTTCAGGATGCCAATTACGTAGTAGATAGAGCGCAAATGGGTATTGTATTCTTAGACGAAGTTGATAAAATTGGTGCTGTTCCTGGCATACATCAACTGCGCGATGTTGGCGGAGAAGGTGTCCAACAAGGAATGCTGAAAATGTTAGAGGGTACGATTGTGAATGTACCTGAAAGAAATAGCTCTAGAAAATTACGTGGAGATACATTGCAAATTGAtactacaaatattttatttgttgctTCTGGTGCTTATAATGGATTAGATAGGTTGATTTCACGGCgtaaaactgaaaaatatttaggatTTGGTGCATCACGATCTTTTGAGAGTCCAGGAAGAAGAGCTGCAAATTTAGCAGATGTTGCAAACATGTCACCTTCTACGGAAAAGgataataaagagaaagatgTATTGCTTCAGCAAGTTGAAGCAAGAGATTTGATTGATTTTGGTATGATTCCTGAATTTGTTGGCAGATTTCCAGTTTTGGTACCGTTTCACACTCTTGACAAAAATATGCTCGTTAGAATATTAACCGAGCCGCAAAATGCTATGATACCTCAATATCAAATGTTATTTTCAATGGATAAG ACTTAA
- the LOC107999713 gene encoding mitochondrial outer membrane protein SLC25A46 gives MAGLESYERVYRGKPIKSWETESNFPHTYLTQEVIRPLEVPAVHPLVEDSPPSEGDLAVKKYMVAGCGLATLITETLLVHPLIVLRRQCQVNPGLNKYHIIPITLVPVVVRLHQTQGINTLWKGIGSVLLVKGMLLAIEDFISKITPWPKEITCNSSLKAFGQHVLLKCVSIGLVTPFYSASLVETVQSEIASESPGILDVFRDGAIRLVEVSNKGRLIPIYSLLPPTVAYGVSKYLFTLAVQGVTSRIMHIRQKQSQELRGAYSRDLLSETVAQDIELQSSLISTFMAEALFYPWETVIHRLHLQGTRTIIDNLDTGRSVTPLLTGYSGASDCYSTIISTEGPLGLYKGFGALILEFSINLVIVRVVKWVLTELRTILRPKPKSTRDPPQWYYNDI, from the exons ATGGCGGGATTGGAAAGTTACGAAAGAGTATATCGAGGAAAACCTATTAAATCTTGGGAAACTGAAAGTAATTTTCCTCATACTTACCTTACACAAGAGGTTATTCGTCCTTTGGAAGTTCCTGCTGTGCATCCTTTAGTTGAAGATAGTCCTCCTTCTGAAGGAG ATCTtgctgtaaaaaaatatatggttGCTGGTTGTGGATTAGCAACTTTAATTACTGAAACTTTATTAGTTCATCCACTTATTGTTCTAAGGAGACAATGTCAAGTAAATCCTGGATTGaacaaatatcatataataccAATTACTTTAGTACCTGTAGTTGTACGGCTTCATCAAACTCAAggaataaatacattatgGAAAGGAATTGGATCAGTACTGCTTGTAAAAGGAATGTTATTAGCTATTGAagatttcatttctaaaataacaCCATGGCCAAA agAAATAACATGTAATAGTTCACTGAAAGCATTTGGTCAACATGTGCTTCTTAAATG TGTTTCTATAGGTTTAGTAACACCATTTTATTCTGCATCATTAGTGGAAACAGTACAATCTGAAATTGCATCTGAAAGTCCTGGAATATTAGATGTTTTTCGAGATGGTGCAATTCGTTTAGTTGAAGTGAGCAATAAAGGCAGATTAATTCCCATTTATTCTCTTCTGCCACCTACAGTTGCTTATGGAGTAtccaaatatctttttactCTAGCTGTTCAAGGAGTTACTAGTCGTATTATGCATATTAGGCAAAAACAGTCTCAAGAATTAAgg ggTGCATATAGCAGAGACTTGCTGTCAGAAACTGTTGCACAAGATATAGAATTACAGTCATCATTAATTTCTACATTTATGGCAGAAGCATTGTTTTATCCTTGGGAAACAGTGATTCACAGACTTCATCTTCAGGGTACACGAACTATTATTGATAACCTGGATACAGGACGTAGCGTAACACCATTATTAACAGGATATAGTGGTGCAAGCGATTGTTACAGTACAATTATATCTACTGAAGGTCCTCTTGGTTTATATAAAGGATTTGGTGCTCttattttggaattttccataaatcttGTTATAGTGCGGGTTGTTAAATGGGTACTGACAGAATTAAGAACAATATTAAGACCAAAACCAAAATCAACACGTGATCCACCACAATggtattataatgatatataa